From Nitrospirota bacterium, the proteins below share one genomic window:
- the nfi gene encoding deoxyribonuclease V (cleaves DNA at apurinic or apyrimidinic sites) — MQVKTLHRWDITPKEAIQVQVQLRRQVKTTGGVLRPSAVAGADVAYDKRSDSMSVAVVVLSFPDLEPVETVTLQDRVSFPYVPGLLSFREAPALLRAFERLAYEPDLIFIDGQGMAHPRGLGIACHIGLLLEKPVIGCAKSLLFGSYVEPKPSRSSFSYLHDKAGRVIGAAVRTKDRVRPVFVSVGHNIDLEQAVRFTLACGKGYRVPEPTRQADLLAERANQTQWQDELPVR, encoded by the coding sequence ATGCAGGTCAAGACCCTTCATCGGTGGGATATCACACCCAAGGAAGCCATACAAGTCCAGGTCCAACTCCGCCGACAGGTCAAGACCACGGGCGGGGTGTTGAGACCTTCCGCTGTCGCCGGCGCGGATGTCGCGTACGACAAGCGGTCCGATTCCATGTCTGTCGCGGTCGTTGTGCTCTCCTTTCCCGACTTGGAGCCGGTGGAAACGGTGACCCTGCAGGATCGGGTTTCGTTTCCCTATGTTCCCGGACTCTTGTCGTTCCGCGAGGCCCCGGCCTTGCTCCGGGCTTTCGAGCGGCTCGCGTATGAGCCGGACTTGATCTTCATCGACGGTCAAGGGATGGCCCACCCGCGCGGACTGGGCATCGCATGCCATATCGGCTTGTTGTTGGAGAAGCCGGTGATCGGCTGCGCGAAGTCGCTGCTGTTCGGCTCATATGTCGAGCCGAAGCCATCCCGGTCCTCCTTCTCCTATCTGCACGACAAGGCCGGCCGAGTCATCGGCGCGGCGGTCCGGACCAAAGACCGTGTTCGGCCGGTGTTCGTCTCCGTGGGGCACAACATCGATCTGGAGCAGGCCGTTCGATTCACCTTGGCCTGCGGCAAAGGCTATCGGGTACCGGAACCGACACGGCAAGCCGATCTCCTGGCCGAACGGGCGAACCAGACACAATGGCAGGACGAGCTGCCTGTTCGATGA
- a CDS encoding aminotransferase class V-fold PLP-dependent enzyme, whose product MDADRLSLLYRRDFLVRTGCALGAAVLGAHLPRARSLGASSLPFTFAGWDAVRDQFSLSRDVIHMACFFLASHPRPVREAIEAHRRGLDANPIGYWLENEERCEGDVLRAAADYLGVNATDIALTDSTTMGLGLLYGGLTLRPGQEVLTTVHDHYSTEMSLRLRARRTGASVRQIPLYRKLSEVTKDEIVDALIRAVRPETRVVAVTWVHSSTGLKLPIRNMADALARLNAERAERDRVLLCVDGVHGLGVEDVRLDGLGCDFFIAGTHKWLFGPRGTGLVWGHPRAWPAANAIIPTFNFDAYRIWMKDIPPREIPYGAMMTPGGFHSFEHRWALNEAFRFHQAIGKARVAERIHALNDQLKDGLSTMRHVTLHTPRSRDLSAGIVCFEIAGWKPSQAVERLRQRKIMASVTPYATQYVRLAPSLLTSSEEVERTLQEIRRFGG is encoded by the coding sequence ATGGACGCCGACCGGCTCAGTCTCCTGTATCGACGGGACTTCTTGGTTCGCACGGGGTGCGCGCTCGGCGCCGCCGTGCTGGGCGCGCACCTGCCCCGGGCCCGCAGTCTCGGCGCCTCTTCACTTCCGTTCACGTTCGCCGGGTGGGATGCGGTTCGCGATCAGTTCTCCCTGTCGCGCGATGTCATCCACATGGCCTGCTTTTTTCTGGCCTCGCACCCCAGGCCGGTGCGCGAGGCGATCGAGGCGCACCGGCGCGGGCTCGACGCGAACCCGATCGGCTATTGGCTGGAAAACGAGGAGCGCTGCGAAGGGGACGTGCTGCGGGCCGCAGCGGACTACTTGGGCGTCAATGCGACCGATATCGCGCTGACGGACAGCACCACCATGGGATTAGGGCTGCTCTACGGCGGTCTGACTCTGCGGCCCGGCCAGGAGGTGCTCACCACCGTCCACGACCATTACTCCACGGAAATGTCCCTGCGACTGCGGGCCCGGCGCACCGGCGCATCGGTCCGGCAGATTCCGCTGTACCGGAAGCTCAGCGAGGTTACCAAGGACGAGATCGTGGACGCGCTCATTCGGGCCGTGCGCCCGGAAACGAGGGTCGTGGCGGTCACGTGGGTCCATTCGAGCACCGGCCTCAAACTGCCCATCCGGAATATGGCCGACGCCCTGGCCCGGCTCAATGCCGAGCGGGCGGAACGGGATCGTGTTCTGTTGTGCGTGGACGGCGTCCACGGGCTCGGCGTCGAAGACGTTCGCCTCGATGGCTTGGGCTGCGATTTTTTCATCGCCGGCACGCACAAATGGCTGTTCGGTCCTCGGGGCACCGGCCTAGTCTGGGGCCATCCCCGTGCCTGGCCAGCCGCCAACGCGATCATCCCGACGTTCAACTTCGATGCGTACCGCATCTGGATGAAGGATATCCCTCCGCGGGAGATCCCGTACGGCGCGATGATGACCCCGGGCGGGTTCCACTCGTTCGAGCATCGGTGGGCGCTCAACGAGGCGTTTCGTTTTCATCAGGCGATCGGCAAGGCACGGGTCGCGGAACGAATTCACGCGCTCAACGATCAACTCAAGGACGGCTTATCGACGATGCGGCATGTGACGCTTCACACACCGCGTTCGCGCGACCTGTCGGCGGGGATCGTCTGTTTCGAGATCGCCGGCTGGAAGCCGTCACAGGCTGTGGAGCGGCTCCGGCAACGGAAGATCATGGCCAGTGTGACGCCTTATGCCACGCAGTACGTGCGTCTCGCTCCGAGCCTGCTCACGTCATCGGAAGAGGTCGAGCGGACGCTCCAAGAAATTCGGAGATTCGGTGGGTAG
- a CDS encoding FIST N-terminal domain-containing protein, with translation MIPTTTSTLRFASALSRLTDAAAAGRAVAQAVRRQIGEDPIDLALLFFSNHYSARAESLGAAVRKEAGPRVLLGCSGEGVIAGGEEIETDPAVTLWAARLPGVRVNPLRLSFSRELDRFSVGGWPDARAIGAGPVFMLLADPFSIPMKEVLAMLEERYPGAVAIGGLAGGGHDVGENRMVLDDEVYDSGLVGVALSGPVSIGTVISQGCRPIGDRYVVTKAEHNVIHELGGAPALERLQALFESISGEERRIAQRALHLGIVIDEHRNRFERGDFLVRNLIGADQSTGAVAVGDIVQEGQTVQFHLRDAKSAHEDLHLLLAAYRTQRRKAPLGALLFSCCGRGEGLFGRPHHDVSVLRERLGDIPIAGFFAQGEIGPVGGRNFLHGYTASVALFSEPDS, from the coding sequence ATGATCCCGACCACGACTTCGACACTCCGGTTCGCCTCCGCCCTGTCCCGCCTGACCGACGCTGCGGCCGCCGGCCGGGCTGTCGCGCAGGCGGTGCGCCGGCAAATCGGCGAAGACCCGATCGATCTGGCGTTGCTGTTTTTCTCCAACCACTACTCGGCGCGGGCCGAGTCGCTGGGCGCGGCGGTGCGCAAAGAAGCGGGGCCGCGTGTGTTGCTCGGATGCTCGGGGGAAGGAGTGATCGCGGGCGGAGAGGAGATTGAAACCGACCCGGCGGTGACGCTGTGGGCTGCCCGCCTCCCAGGCGTCCGCGTGAATCCCCTGCGGCTGTCCTTCTCCCGGGAACTCGACCGCTTCTCGGTCGGTGGATGGCCGGACGCTCGGGCGATCGGCGCCGGCCCGGTGTTCATGCTCCTGGCCGATCCCTTCTCGATTCCGATGAAAGAGGTGTTGGCCATGCTGGAGGAGCGGTATCCGGGGGCGGTCGCTATCGGCGGCCTGGCGGGGGGCGGACACGACGTCGGAGAGAATCGGATGGTCCTCGACGACGAGGTGTATGACAGCGGGCTTGTGGGCGTCGCCCTCTCCGGACCCGTGTCCATCGGGACGGTGATTTCGCAGGGATGCCGTCCGATCGGCGACCGGTACGTGGTCACCAAGGCGGAACACAACGTCATCCACGAACTGGGCGGTGCTCCCGCGCTGGAGCGCCTGCAAGCGCTGTTCGAGTCGATCTCCGGCGAGGAGCGCCGGATCGCGCAACGGGCGCTGCACCTGGGCATCGTGATCGACGAACACAGGAATCGCTTCGAGCGCGGGGACTTTCTCGTTCGGAATCTCATCGGCGCGGATCAGAGCACGGGAGCCGTCGCCGTCGGCGATATCGTTCAGGAGGGCCAAACCGTCCAGTTCCATCTGCGGGACGCCAAGTCGGCGCATGAAGACCTCCATCTCTTGCTGGCCGCCTATCGGACGCAGCGTCGGAAAGCCCCGCTGGGGGCGTTGCTCTTCAGTTGCTGCGGGCGGGGAGAAGGGCTGTTCGGCCGGCCGCACCACGATGTCTCCGTGTTGCGCGAACGGCTGGGGGACATCCCGATCGCCGGGTTCTTCGCTCAGGGGGAGATCGGACCGGTCGGCGGCCGCAACTTCCTGCACGGCTACACGGCTAGCGTCGCGCTGTTTTCCGAGCCTGATTCGTGA
- a CDS encoding tetratricopeptide repeat protein, translating to MPMIPPPVLAFALAALLPAVASAMESATELTVQAQRECELGRLARERDKRLAHFVRGQALAERAVALDERHADAHFALFCSLGEQVRIDGERITSVFGFRRVMKELDRTLELAPNHLDALSAKGTFLVRLPALFGGNVEKGEDLLRQVIQREPRAVNARLSLAKSYCARGRHDEAMTLALQALELAQAHQRADFLPEARALISQVRAKAGGINSVFNPARIQ from the coding sequence ATGCCAATGATTCCGCCGCCGGTGCTCGCGTTTGCCCTTGCCGCCTTGTTGCCTGCCGTTGCCTCCGCAATGGAATCCGCGACCGAGTTGACGGTCCAAGCTCAGCGCGAATGCGAACTCGGTCGTCTGGCCCGGGAGCGGGACAAGCGCCTCGCCCATTTCGTTCGAGGTCAGGCCCTGGCCGAGCGAGCGGTGGCGCTCGACGAGCGACACGCCGACGCGCATTTTGCCCTCTTCTGCAGCCTCGGCGAACAGGTTCGCATCGACGGCGAGCGGATCACGTCGGTCTTCGGGTTCCGGCGCGTGATGAAAGAACTGGATCGCACCCTGGAACTCGCCCCGAATCATCTCGACGCCCTCTCCGCCAAAGGCACCTTCCTCGTCAGGCTTCCGGCCCTGTTCGGGGGAAATGTCGAGAAGGGCGAGGACCTGCTCCGCCAAGTCATTCAGCGAGAGCCCCGAGCGGTGAATGCGCGCCTGAGCCTGGCCAAAAGTTACTGCGCCCGGGGCCGTCACGATGAGGCGATGACCCTGGCTTTGCAGGCGCTCGAATTGGCCCAAGCCCACCAGCGCGCGGACTTTCTCCCGGAAGCCCGAGCCCTCATCTCTCAGGTGCGCGCCAAAGCCGGCGGCATAAACTCAGTGTTCAATCCTGCCCGAATCCAGTGA
- a CDS encoding FKBP-type peptidyl-prolyl cis-trans isomerase, which translates to MTLVPTPAAGAEEVGEEVTTESGLKYVDLVVGTGRPAELGDTATVHYTGWLENGKQFDSSRDRNEPFSFRVGAGRVIKGWDEGVQGMKVGGKRKLIVPPDLGYGACGAGHVIPPNATLTFEVEQLGLR; encoded by the coding sequence CTGACGCTCGTCCCGACGCCGGCCGCCGGAGCCGAGGAGGTCGGGGAAGAAGTCACAACCGAATCCGGCCTGAAGTACGTGGATCTGGTCGTCGGCACCGGCCGCCCGGCGGAACTCGGCGATACCGCGACGGTGCATTACACCGGGTGGCTGGAAAACGGGAAACAATTCGACAGCTCGCGCGACCGCAACGAGCCCTTTTCGTTCCGCGTCGGCGCGGGGCGTGTGATCAAGGGATGGGATGAAGGAGTGCAAGGCATGAAGGTGGGCGGCAAGCGCAAACTGATCGTCCCCCCGGACCTGGGCTACGGCGCATGCGGGGCCGGCCACGTCATCCCGCCGAACGCGACCCTGACGTTCGAAGTGGAACAGTTGGGACTGCGCTAG
- the rbsK gene encoding ribokinase, whose amino-acid sequence MRKVIVVGSANVDYTVAVDRLPAAGETVLGREFYQSFGGKGANQAVAARKAGADVFFLTKLGNDANGKLLERHLTGLGIPGAGLLRDPSTPTGVALIVVDRSGMNQIAVAPGSNRMLTVEEVDRASTLVAGGRALLVQLELPLAAVAEALTLAKRHRLTTILNPAPAVPLSSDVLKLVDVLTPNEGEARALTGQDDPAEAAQILLARGARRVIITLGSRGAWLRDAKTDKAFPSFPVEAVDSTGAGDAFNGALACALAEGRPLEEAIVFANAAGALTATRRGAQDALPARREIDELCRTSIPGA is encoded by the coding sequence ATGCGGAAGGTGATCGTCGTCGGCTCCGCGAACGTGGACTATACGGTTGCGGTCGACCGTCTGCCCGCGGCCGGAGAAACGGTCTTGGGGCGGGAATTTTATCAATCCTTCGGCGGCAAGGGAGCGAACCAAGCCGTCGCCGCCAGGAAAGCGGGGGCGGACGTCTTTTTTCTCACCAAACTGGGGAACGACGCCAACGGCAAGCTGCTGGAGCGCCACCTGACCGGGTTGGGAATCCCCGGTGCGGGGTTGTTGCGTGATCCCTCGACGCCGACCGGCGTGGCGTTGATCGTGGTCGATCGCTCGGGCATGAACCAGATCGCCGTCGCGCCCGGCAGCAACCGGATGCTGACGGTCGAGGAGGTCGATCGCGCCTCGACGCTCGTGGCGGGCGGCCGCGCGCTGCTGGTTCAGCTCGAATTGCCGTTGGCCGCCGTGGCGGAAGCCCTGACGCTGGCCAAACGTCACCGCCTGACGACGATTCTGAATCCCGCGCCGGCCGTTCCCCTTTCGTCGGACGTGCTCAAGTTGGTGGACGTGTTGACCCCGAACGAAGGGGAAGCCCGGGCCTTGACCGGTCAGGATGATCCGGCCGAAGCGGCGCAGATTCTATTGGCGCGCGGCGCGCGGCGCGTCATCATCACGCTCGGCTCACGCGGCGCGTGGTTGAGGGACGCGAAGACCGACAAGGCGTTTCCCTCCTTTCCGGTGGAGGCGGTGGATTCGACCGGAGCCGGCGACGCGTTCAACGGCGCGTTGGCCTGCGCCTTGGCCGAAGGGCGACCCTTGGAAGAGGCGATCGTCTTCGCCAATGCCGCCGGCGCGCTGACCGCGACCCGGCGCGGCGCCCAGGACGCCCTTCCTGCGCGGCGCGAAATCGACGAACTCTGCCGCACCTCGATCCCAGGGGCGTGA
- the gcvT gene encoding glycine cleavage system aminomethyltransferase GcvT, giving the protein MNRTPLYDAHRACGGKLVEFAGWEMPIQYTGVVDEYHSVRSRAGLFDVSHMGRLQVSGAGSLAFLQRMTTNDMTRLPVGHAHYSMVCNPEGGIKDDIFVYRLKEDEFLLCVNASNREKIAAWLRDHLTPASQCTVRDQSSELAQLAIQGPASRTILEKLGAAGVANLNPRQCLDAVLNGISCLITRTGYTGELGYELHMPAHAAARVWNELLETGRPEGLKPAGLGARDLLRLEMAYLLYGNDIDEETTPIEAGAQWVVSLDKGDFVGRARLAKQHAEGPTRRLVAFELLEKAVPRHGCKMLGRSGGAPIGEVTSGNFSPLLQKGIGLGYVPPTYATPGSTFLIDIRGKAVPAVVVRPPFYKRKTREA; this is encoded by the coding sequence ATGAATCGCACTCCGCTCTATGACGCGCATCGGGCCTGCGGCGGGAAGCTCGTGGAGTTCGCCGGCTGGGAAATGCCGATCCAGTACACCGGCGTGGTGGACGAATACCACTCGGTCCGCAGCAGAGCCGGCCTGTTCGACGTCAGCCACATGGGGCGGCTCCAGGTCTCGGGGGCCGGTTCACTCGCCTTCCTTCAGCGGATGACCACGAACGACATGACCCGGCTGCCGGTCGGGCACGCTCACTATTCGATGGTCTGCAATCCGGAGGGCGGAATCAAAGACGACATTTTCGTGTACCGGTTGAAAGAGGACGAGTTCCTGCTTTGCGTGAACGCGTCCAATCGGGAAAAAATCGCGGCCTGGTTGCGCGACCATCTGACGCCTGCGTCACAGTGTACGGTGCGGGATCAATCCAGCGAACTGGCTCAACTCGCCATCCAGGGACCGGCTTCACGGACCATTTTGGAGAAGCTGGGAGCCGCGGGTGTGGCGAATCTCAACCCCCGGCAGTGTCTGGACGCCGTCTTGAACGGGATATCCTGCCTGATCACCAGGACCGGCTACACGGGAGAGCTGGGGTACGAGTTGCATATGCCGGCTCATGCCGCCGCCCGGGTCTGGAACGAACTGTTGGAGACAGGACGTCCCGAAGGTCTGAAGCCTGCGGGCCTGGGTGCGCGAGATCTGCTGCGGCTGGAGATGGCCTATCTGCTTTACGGAAATGATATCGACGAGGAGACGACGCCGATCGAGGCGGGAGCCCAGTGGGTGGTGAGTCTCGATAAAGGCGACTTTGTGGGACGGGCAAGACTGGCGAAGCAACACGCCGAGGGACCGACACGCCGGCTTGTGGCCTTCGAGCTGTTGGAAAAGGCGGTGCCGAGGCATGGCTGCAAGATGCTCGGCCGGTCCGGAGGCGCTCCGATCGGCGAGGTCACCAGCGGCAATTTTTCTCCCCTGCTGCAGAAGGGCATCGGACTGGGCTACGTGCCGCCGACCTACGCGACTCCCGGCTCGACCTTCCTGATCGACATCCGGGGCAAAGCCGTGCCCGCCGTGGTCGTCCGGCCGCCGTTCTACAAGCGCAAAACTCGTGAGGCGTGA
- a CDS encoding NUDIX hydrolase, translated as MKNTVYMGRVVTLNIETVRLPNGVTVDLEIIRHPGAAAVVPLKEDGTVVLIRQFRHAAGGFVYEIPAGKLHPAEDPRDCAARELEEEIGYRASSLELLLSIWTAPGFADEVIHIYKATGLTCGRQQLDRDEVLEVVEMPLAQAIAKIRDGTIRDGKTIVGLQTVFLDSAGM; from the coding sequence ATGAAGAACACGGTTTATATGGGTCGTGTTGTGACCTTGAATATCGAAACCGTGCGACTGCCCAACGGCGTGACGGTGGACTTGGAGATCATCCGCCATCCCGGCGCCGCCGCGGTCGTCCCGCTGAAAGAGGACGGGACGGTGGTGCTCATCCGCCAGTTCCGGCATGCGGCCGGAGGATTTGTTTACGAGATTCCCGCCGGTAAGCTGCATCCAGCCGAGGACCCGCGCGACTGCGCCGCGCGCGAGTTGGAAGAAGAGATCGGCTATCGCGCGTCGTCGCTCGAACTGCTGCTGAGCATCTGGACCGCCCCGGGCTTCGCGGATGAAGTCATCCACATCTACAAAGCTACGGGACTCACCTGCGGCAGACAGCAACTGGACCGCGACGAAGTGCTGGAGGTGGTGGAGATGCCGCTCGCGCAGGCGATCGCGAAGATTCGGGATGGAACGATTCGGGACGGGAAAACGATCGTCGGGCTGCAGACGGTGTTTCTCGATTCGGCGGGAATGTGA
- a CDS encoding mismatch-specific DNA-glycosylase: MVTRRSNTLPDHIRPGVRVLFVGINPGARSAAVGHHFAGHSNRFWKLLYESRLVPEPVTYEDDGRLPDWGFGLTNLIARPSRGIDALRPLEYVAGRKTLLAKIRRYRPPVVALLGVTLSRVLFPDQSGARRAEQARRNRPRVGWQPDHLAGAKVFVLPNPSGRNAHYSHRQMLALFGELKTALEVRAGAARGNASRADGK, from the coding sequence ATGGTGACGCGAAGATCGAACACGCTGCCGGACCATATCAGACCTGGGGTCCGCGTCCTGTTCGTCGGCATCAATCCAGGGGCGCGATCGGCTGCCGTAGGCCACCACTTCGCCGGCCATTCCAACCGTTTCTGGAAATTGCTCTACGAATCGCGGCTCGTGCCGGAGCCGGTGACCTACGAGGACGACGGTCGGCTGCCGGATTGGGGCTTCGGCTTGACCAATCTCATCGCCAGACCCAGTCGCGGCATCGACGCGCTGAGACCGCTCGAATACGTCGCCGGACGCAAGACCCTGTTGGCGAAGATTCGACGATACCGTCCCCCGGTGGTGGCGCTCCTCGGCGTCACGCTCTCCAGGGTCTTGTTCCCGGATCAATCAGGCGCCCGCCGCGCGGAGCAAGCCCGGAGGAATCGCCCGCGGGTCGGCTGGCAGCCGGATCATCTGGCCGGCGCCAAGGTCTTCGTCCTGCCCAATCCGAGCGGACGCAACGCCCATTACTCCCACCGGCAGATGCTCGCGCTGTTCGGTGAATTGAAGACGGCGCTCGAAGTCCGGGCCGGCGCCGCCCGTGGAAACGCTTCCCGTGCGGATGGTAAATAA
- a CDS encoding iron-containing redox enzyme family protein produces the protein MPAVQTSHWSVDGLMAELVHHPVNDHPFFRRFRDERLSREQLRRWFRQYHYFCKRFVKVLEGLLCATPIDELEMRVELVKTLYSELGSGSTERAHVRQLERLGEALGMLPSDLRATEPASEVAAYLRLLDGLFAGSDYLAALGSELAVETTAASEFRYFYPGLKRYPEFTAQDLAFFELHVTEEQNHSDWLLAAVRKTATTPEAIARVAAGARSTVAAWDEFWKGVYREVFGEPCPA, from the coding sequence ATGCCTGCCGTGCAGACGTCCCACTGGTCCGTTGACGGATTGATGGCGGAACTGGTTCACCATCCGGTAAACGACCACCCGTTTTTCCGGCGGTTCAGGGACGAGCGTCTGAGCCGCGAGCAACTGCGGCGTTGGTTCCGCCAATACCACTACTTCTGCAAACGGTTCGTCAAAGTGCTGGAAGGGCTGCTGTGTGCCACGCCGATCGATGAACTCGAGATGCGGGTGGAGCTGGTCAAGACGCTGTACTCCGAACTGGGCTCCGGCTCGACCGAGCGCGCACACGTGCGGCAACTCGAACGGCTCGGCGAGGCGCTGGGCATGCTCCCATCCGACCTCCGCGCCACGGAACCGGCTTCTGAAGTGGCGGCCTATCTCCGACTCCTCGATGGCCTGTTCGCAGGGTCGGATTATCTGGCCGCCCTGGGGTCTGAGTTGGCGGTGGAAACAACGGCCGCGTCGGAGTTTCGCTACTTCTACCCGGGTCTGAAACGATATCCGGAGTTCACGGCCCAAGACCTCGCGTTCTTCGAGCTGCACGTGACGGAAGAGCAGAACCACAGCGATTGGCTCCTGGCCGCCGTGCGCAAAACCGCGACGACTCCGGAGGCCATCGCCCGCGTCGCCGCCGGGGCCCGATCGACCGTCGCGGCGTGGGACGAGTTTTGGAAGGGCGTGTATCGGGAAGTCTTCGGTGAACCTTGTCCTGCGTAG